A genome region from Pseudoalteromonas tetraodonis includes the following:
- a CDS encoding tetratricopeptide repeat protein, with product MRFFLLFVFLWCLTNAAFATTTPNSTPVNSAPIIANTHNSQDLMYQQLFSMQSQLVRLDEKLQQQKSLGNDIKTLEAAQQTLKVQLANLQTKLEAQEKLQTNQLNGVDGRISDIASNTNMWGLALTIFGLIITVAAIALGFSAKNRAVYEAKQAANIASESHMEKWLLENKDTLIANTKTELEEVSLELKDRAEKLEAEARAALEKVKQEQQQAWDALLAENKDVVTSKRNKEDNTATKHNKPKVYQTAQEWFKAGINAFANSEYNEALNAWNKVLGLVDSEQEPKLYAITMGNQGVTYGRLGKPNEELNSYVTLIEQFKGSSNEELQIQVARAMYNQGVTYGQQGKFDDALNSFITLIEQFKGSSNEEIQKTIANSRTNIAEQALLYETPEQVLTRVAQAEKYSDNPQYLAVMQFIRFLLNDKTIEEVFTALTKIPTATDLTWNFSEIKDYLTDNFEGIKQQQIQAVVKYFEQHKDIEQLRVELGIKG from the coding sequence ATGCGTTTTTTCTTACTATTTGTATTTTTATGGTGTTTGACTAACGCAGCTTTTGCTACAACAACACCTAATTCAACGCCTGTAAATTCTGCTCCTATTATTGCTAATACGCACAATAGCCAAGATTTGATGTATCAGCAACTGTTTAGTATGCAAAGCCAGCTTGTTCGACTAGATGAAAAGCTACAGCAACAAAAATCACTCGGTAATGATATTAAGACCTTAGAAGCGGCGCAGCAAACACTCAAAGTTCAACTTGCTAACTTACAAACTAAACTCGAAGCGCAAGAAAAGCTGCAAACTAATCAGTTGAATGGGGTTGATGGGCGGATTTCTGACATAGCAAGTAATACTAATATGTGGGGCTTGGCATTGACTATTTTTGGTTTGATTATCACGGTTGCTGCAATCGCTCTCGGTTTTAGTGCAAAAAACAGAGCGGTATACGAAGCCAAGCAGGCTGCTAATATAGCCTCAGAAAGTCATATGGAAAAGTGGTTATTAGAGAATAAAGATACATTAATCGCAAATACCAAAACTGAGCTTGAAGAGGTGAGCCTTGAGCTAAAAGATCGAGCTGAGAAATTAGAAGCAGAGGCAAGGGCTGCGCTGGAAAAAGTCAAGCAAGAACAGCAACAAGCTTGGGACGCCCTCTTAGCAGAAAACAAAGATGTTGTTACCTCGAAAAGAAATAAAGAAGACAATACAGCTACCAAACATAATAAACCGAAAGTATATCAAACAGCTCAAGAATGGTTTAAAGCTGGTATAAATGCGTTCGCTAATAGTGAATATAATGAGGCTCTCAATGCCTGGAATAAGGTATTAGGGCTAGTTGACAGCGAACAAGAGCCAAAGCTTTATGCCATTACAATGGGTAACCAAGGCGTTACTTATGGGAGGCTAGGTAAGCCAAATGAAGAGCTCAACAGCTACGTAACCTTGATTGAACAGTTCAAAGGTTCATCGAATGAAGAGCTTCAAATTCAAGTGGCTAGAGCGATGTATAACCAAGGCGTTACTTATGGTCAGCAAGGGAAGTTTGATGATGCACTAAACAGCTTTATAACCTTGATTGAGCAGTTCAAAGGCTCATCGAATGAAGAGATTCAAAAAACTATAGCTAACTCAAGAACAAATATAGCTGAACAGGCTTTACTTTATGAAACGCCAGAACAGGTTCTTACTCGTGTTGCACAAGCAGAAAAATACTCAGATAACCCACAGTACTTAGCTGTGATGCAGTTTATTCGTTTTTTACTTAACGATAAAACGATTGAGGAGGTGTTTACTGCCTTAACCAAAATCCCAACAGCGACGGACTTAACGTGGAACTTTAGTGAGATTAAAGATTACCTAACCGATAATTTTGAAGGCATAAAGCAACAGCAGATTCAAGCTGTTGTGAAGTATTTTGAGCAACATAAAGATATTGAGCAATTAAGGGTTGAATTAGGAATTAAAGGCTAG
- a CDS encoding LysM peptidoglycan-binding domain-containing protein gives MPLNRFIRILPLVLILSGCETTPEQPSSQPDIKANPNIVVKEQNENIEQIAPLSPQKLDDVWQRIQTQLTFANSSHPDVQQRIAWYLSHPNYMDEISRRVEPYLYYIVTEVEKRNLPIELALMPLIESDFDASAYSHKHASGLWQLTPAIAKYFKVQISSWYDGRQDVIDSTRAALDFMEYLHRRFDGDWYHAIAAYNLGEGRVLRAISNNKKQGKPTDFFNLKLPKQTSQYVPKLLAAAQLLKSQKMAFPTISNSPTIAVLPIDDAVILDNQKQWQQLEFLNHGVIRFPAIIDAPHIVVPVAEQTQFKDMLANLDSNDYSKWQHYTVKRGDSLSVIAKRYKVGISQLKAFNDLKSNTIRIGQKLVLPQLADTQIEHQVKSGDSLWKISSHYKVSITKLKQWNNLSSDHLKIGKKLTVFLSNR, from the coding sequence GTGCCTTTAAATCGATTTATCCGCATTTTGCCATTAGTGTTAATTTTATCCGGTTGTGAAACCACACCCGAACAGCCATCTTCACAACCTGATATTAAAGCTAACCCGAATATTGTTGTTAAAGAACAAAACGAAAATATTGAGCAAATAGCTCCCTTAAGTCCTCAGAAACTCGATGATGTGTGGCAACGCATCCAAACGCAGCTTACATTTGCCAATTCTAGCCACCCAGATGTACAGCAACGTATTGCATGGTATTTATCGCACCCAAATTACATGGATGAAATTAGTCGCCGTGTTGAGCCTTATCTTTATTATATAGTCACAGAGGTTGAAAAGCGGAACTTACCCATAGAATTAGCATTAATGCCGCTAATTGAAAGTGACTTTGATGCCAGTGCCTATTCGCACAAGCATGCATCTGGACTTTGGCAATTAACGCCTGCCATTGCTAAATATTTTAAAGTGCAAATATCCTCTTGGTATGACGGACGTCAGGACGTAATAGACAGTACCCGAGCAGCGTTGGATTTTATGGAATATTTACACAGGCGCTTTGATGGTGATTGGTATCACGCTATAGCAGCCTATAACTTAGGTGAAGGTCGTGTACTTAGAGCAATTAGTAATAATAAAAAACAAGGCAAACCCACTGATTTTTTCAACTTAAAACTGCCCAAACAAACCAGTCAGTACGTGCCAAAATTACTAGCTGCGGCACAATTATTAAAAAGCCAAAAAATGGCTTTTCCTACAATTTCAAACAGCCCAACAATTGCAGTATTGCCTATTGATGACGCTGTTATTTTAGATAACCAAAAGCAATGGCAGCAACTTGAATTTTTAAACCATGGTGTGATCCGCTTTCCAGCAATTATTGATGCGCCCCACATTGTTGTTCCAGTTGCTGAACAAACACAATTTAAAGACATGCTCGCTAATCTTGATTCCAATGATTATAGTAAGTGGCAACACTACACAGTAAAACGTGGCGATAGCTTAAGTGTTATAGCGAAACGCTACAAAGTGGGTATTAGCCAACTCAAAGCGTTTAACGATCTAAAAAGTAACACCATTAGAATTGGCCAAAAGCTTGTGCTCCCTCAATTAGCCGATACCCAAATTGAACATCAGGTTAAATCGGGTGATAGCTTATGGAAAATTTCCAGTCACTACAAAGTCAGTATTACTAAACTAAAACAATGGAATAACCTTTCGAGCGACCATTTAAAAATAGGTAAAAAGCTTACTGTATTCTTATCTAATCGCTAA
- a CDS encoding sugar O-acetyltransferase codes for MQSFNSISKENLAQRKAVHEICRLFNKSPSKGNLKRIKELCSHCGDGVIIKAGFHCDYGSQIQIGDRTFININCTMLDAPISEGVITIGSDCLIGPNVQLLAVSHAVNPMARLNKENFAAPITIGNNVWIGAGVIVLAGVTIGDNAVVGAGSVVTKDVAANTVVAGNPAIKLKDI; via the coding sequence ATGCAGTCATTTAATAGTATTAGTAAAGAGAATCTAGCGCAGCGAAAAGCTGTGCACGAAATTTGCCGCTTATTTAATAAAAGCCCCAGTAAAGGTAATTTAAAGCGAATAAAAGAATTATGCTCACACTGTGGTGATGGAGTAATTATTAAAGCGGGCTTTCATTGTGACTATGGCAGTCAAATACAAATAGGTGATCGTACTTTTATAAACATTAACTGCACTATGTTGGATGCCCCTATTAGTGAGGGTGTAATTACCATTGGCAGTGATTGTTTAATTGGCCCGAACGTTCAACTATTAGCCGTATCTCATGCAGTTAATCCCATGGCGCGGCTCAATAAAGAAAACTTTGCAGCACCGATAACCATTGGCAATAACGTATGGATAGGCGCGGGGGTTATTGTGTTAGCTGGCGTTACCATTGGTGATAACGCTGTAGTAGGCGCAGGGTCGGTAGTAACCAAAGATGTGGCTGCGAACACTGTTGTTGCCGGTAACCCCGCGATAAAGCTCAAGGATATTTAA
- a CDS encoding LytR/AlgR family response regulator transcription factor: MTLSHFQRYQRWYAALFLSSYIFINNTINASSNIMEAQRDGALPFMIWEPFVWEYSSAISTLLLFPALVWLLKAKPFNWQKISHSILLYLVASIAFSLLHIGIMVAIRKLIYTVQGMQYDFGLVWFELLYEYRKDLWGFLFLIVVIKTYQYVVSQLTGEAAPISQGEDTAEHVNLDRLLVKKLGKEFIVRVAQIDWLESSGNYVNLHIGARIYPFRATMTQLITQLEPQGFCRIHRSHAVRLDAVESITPLASGDSEVKLTTGKILNLSRRYKDQFKELLNSTTSHS; this comes from the coding sequence ATCACTTTATCGCACTTTCAGCGCTATCAGAGATGGTATGCGGCATTATTTTTATCTAGTTATATTTTTATAAACAACACGATTAATGCCAGCTCAAATATTATGGAAGCCCAACGTGATGGCGCACTTCCTTTTATGATCTGGGAGCCCTTTGTGTGGGAATACTCGAGTGCTATTAGCACTTTATTATTGTTTCCGGCTTTAGTTTGGTTATTAAAAGCTAAGCCCTTTAATTGGCAAAAAATCTCTCATTCAATATTACTGTACTTAGTAGCGAGCATTGCTTTTTCGTTATTACATATTGGTATTATGGTCGCTATCCGCAAACTCATTTACACCGTGCAGGGTATGCAATATGACTTTGGGTTAGTATGGTTTGAGTTACTTTATGAATACCGCAAAGATTTGTGGGGATTCTTATTTTTGATTGTTGTTATTAAAACCTATCAATATGTCGTGAGCCAATTAACAGGTGAAGCAGCCCCGATCAGTCAAGGCGAAGATACTGCTGAACATGTAAACTTAGACAGGCTACTGGTAAAAAAGCTGGGAAAAGAATTTATTGTCCGCGTAGCACAAATAGACTGGCTTGAATCTAGCGGTAATTATGTAAATCTACATATTGGCGCTCGAATTTACCCTTTTCGTGCAACCATGACACAACTTATAACTCAGTTAGAACCACAAGGATTTTGCCGCATTCACCGTTCTCATGCGGTTAGGTTAGACGCGGTTGAATCAATCACGCCATTAGCAAGTGGAGATAGTGAAGTAAAACTTACAACAGGAAAAATACTTAACTTATCGCGTCGCTATAAAGATCAATTTAAGGAACTGTTAAATTCAACTACAAGTCATTCTTAA
- a CDS encoding DeoR/GlpR family DNA-binding transcription regulator has translation MTKRNTQQRRHLILSQVNELGEVAVETLAEQFQTSEVTIRKDLTALEKSGLLLRRYGGAIALPKEIVSDEIDSKRKVAIAKAAAALIKDHNRIIIDSGRTTAAMIPELATKQGLVVMTNAIKVATRLLALENEPTLLMTGGTWDPHSESFQGQVAENVLCSYDFDQLFIGADGIDVARGTTTFNELVGLSQVMAKAAREVIVLVESEKIGRKIPNLELPWQTVTTLITDSGLASDKRAAIEACGVKLICAEIME, from the coding sequence ATGACCAAACGAAACACCCAGCAACGCCGTCATCTGATCCTTAGCCAAGTAAATGAGCTTGGTGAAGTGGCTGTTGAGACTCTTGCTGAACAGTTTCAAACATCAGAAGTAACCATTCGAAAAGACCTAACCGCGCTTGAAAAAAGTGGCTTGTTGCTGCGCCGTTATGGTGGGGCTATTGCGCTACCAAAAGAGATAGTAAGCGATGAGATCGATTCTAAGCGCAAAGTAGCAATTGCTAAGGCAGCAGCGGCGCTTATAAAAGATCATAACCGCATTATTATTGACAGCGGCCGCACTACTGCAGCGATGATCCCTGAGTTGGCTACCAAGCAGGGGTTAGTTGTTATGACTAACGCAATTAAAGTGGCAACACGTTTATTAGCACTTGAAAACGAGCCTACCCTTTTGATGACAGGTGGCACGTGGGATCCGCATTCAGAATCGTTTCAAGGGCAAGTAGCTGAAAATGTTCTATGCTCATATGATTTTGATCAGCTATTTATAGGTGCCGATGGCATTGATGTAGCGCGTGGAACAACCACGTTTAATGAACTTGTTGGGCTAAGCCAAGTGATGGCTAAAGCGGCGCGCGAAGTTATTGTGCTGGTTGAGTCAGAAAAGATTGGTCGAAAAATACCAAATTTAGAATTACCGTGGCAAACAGTAACCACATTAATAACCGACAGTGGCTTAGCAAGTGATAAGCGTGCAGCCATAGAGGCGTGTGGTGTAAAACTAATTTGCGCAGAGATTATGGAATAG
- a CDS encoding acyltransferase family protein has protein sequence MKLKIVIKNTTRKLLQPWLNVFNQGEELPSRRYDLDWLRVLAFGLLIFYHAGMLYSENWGFHFKSQYLSSGIENVMLLLSPWRMGLIWFISGVALRFIVARFSLGMFLTTRSVKILLPLLFGIWFIVPIQLYAQMSQEVGLAMSFWQFYQQFFNLTNPLFNHYQAGIWPHVDVNHLWYLRSLWQFTLLLVLAMPLLHHATVHTIITRLCGRSLFTIFIVLLLPLCILKLSWPSDTFRYPMGALFLLYGYLFAWQPTFYSQLLRHWRVLFVVFILGYLVVVLGYHTIWQNPAASQWQITSMDMLYTAQRLMGVLLMLALAQRFLNHDHPKLALLNCAVFPFYLLHQSVIIGLAFYLSKLQLGGFVEPLLILSLTFIICWLVFLAARRIDLLSPMLGIKVTGKYKAWQVKVGFGCGLILVSPLIFRLI, from the coding sequence ATGAAACTTAAAATAGTAATTAAAAACACAACACGTAAGCTATTGCAGCCATGGTTAAATGTATTTAATCAAGGTGAAGAGTTACCATCTCGCCGTTATGATTTAGATTGGCTGAGAGTACTTGCCTTTGGCTTATTAATTTTTTACCACGCCGGCATGTTATACAGTGAAAATTGGGGCTTTCATTTTAAAAGTCAGTACTTATCCAGCGGTATTGAAAACGTCATGCTTTTATTGTCGCCATGGCGGATGGGATTAATTTGGTTTATTTCAGGTGTGGCGCTGCGCTTTATTGTTGCGCGCTTTAGTCTAGGTATGTTTTTAACTACGCGAAGTGTAAAAATATTACTGCCTTTATTGTTTGGCATTTGGTTTATAGTGCCTATTCAGCTTTATGCGCAAATGAGCCAAGAGGTTGGTTTAGCTATGAGCTTTTGGCAGTTCTACCAGCAGTTCTTTAATTTAACTAACCCTTTATTTAATCACTATCAAGCAGGGATTTGGCCTCATGTCGATGTAAACCATCTTTGGTACTTGCGTTCGTTATGGCAATTTACTTTATTGCTAGTGCTAGCGATGCCGCTGCTTCATCACGCTACTGTGCATACAATAATCACGCGTTTATGTGGGCGCTCGTTATTTACTATTTTTATTGTATTGCTATTGCCGCTGTGTATTTTAAAACTGAGCTGGCCGAGCGACACATTTAGATACCCCATGGGCGCGCTGTTCTTACTTTATGGTTACTTATTTGCTTGGCAGCCTACATTTTATAGCCAGCTACTTCGCCATTGGCGAGTGCTATTCGTGGTATTTATTTTAGGTTATTTAGTTGTCGTGCTGGGTTATCACACGATTTGGCAAAACCCTGCTGCTAGCCAATGGCAAATTACCAGCATGGATATGCTGTATACTGCGCAACGGTTAATGGGCGTGTTGTTAATGCTGGCACTAGCACAACGTTTTTTGAATCACGATCACCCTAAACTGGCTTTATTAAACTGTGCAGTATTCCCTTTTTATCTATTACATCAAAGTGTGATTATTGGCCTTGCCTTTTATTTGTCGAAGCTGCAATTAGGTGGTTTTGTGGAGCCATTACTTATACTCAGCCTCACTTTCATTATTTGTTGGCTGGTGTTTCTTGCTGCGCGCCGTATCGACTTATTAAGCCCGATGTTAGGGATTAAAGTCACAGGTAAATATAAAGCATGGCAAGTTAAAGTGGGCTTTGGTTGCGGACTAATATTGGTAAGCCCGCTGATATTTAGGTTGATTTAG